Proteins encoded together in one Salvelinus namaycush isolate Seneca chromosome 26, SaNama_1.0, whole genome shotgun sequence window:
- the LOC120021824 gene encoding syntaxin-2-like has translation MRDRLGDLTANSNNNPFNVDDDGTITVDNNSHRDDFLKQVGEVRRLIDKISSQVDEVVKKHSAILSAPNPEESTKDELEQLTNEIKRNANTVRAKLKTMQNSLPEDENANAASVDQRIQTNQYTHLMWWFVDVMTVYNETQMSFRERCKGRIQRQLEITGKVTTDEELEEILHSENPAIFTSDIISDSQITRQALNEIESRHKDIIRLESSIRELHEMFVDMAMLVETQGEMINNIEKNVSTAAEYIGVAKVETKKAVRYQKAARRKYVIIAIVVVILLAVIALIVGLSLGLKLPSTAQP, from the exons ATGAGGGACCGCCTGGGCGATTTGACAGCG AACAGCAACAATAACCCCTTTAATGTGGATGATGATGGCACCATCACAGTGGATAACAATTCCCACAGGGACGACTTCTTGAAACAG GTGGGGGAGGTGCGACGCCTCATTGATAAGATCTCTTCCCAGGTAGATGAAGTGGTGAAGAAACACAGCGCTATCCTCTCTGCCCCCAACCCTGAGGAGA GCACCAAAGATGAACTGGAGCAGCTCACCAATGAAATCAAGAGGAATGCCAACACAGTGCGGGCCAAGTTAAAAA CCAtgcagaacagcctgcctgaggATGAGAATGCAAACGCAGCCTCTGTGGACCAGCGCATCCAGACAAACCAG TACACACATCTGATGTGGTGGTTTGTGGATGTCATGACAGTGTACAACGAGACCCAGATGTCCTTCAGGGAGAGGTGCAAAGGACGGATTCAGAGACAGCTGGAGATCA CTGGGAAAGTGACCACTGATGAGGAGCTGGAGGAGATTCTGCACAGTGAAAATCCTGCCATCTTCACTTCTGAT ATAATCTCCGACTCCCAGATCACGCGCCAGGCTCTGAATGAGATCGAGTCTCGCCATAAGGACATCATCCGCCTGGAGTCCAGCATCAGGGAGCTCCACGAGATGTTTGTTGACATGGCCATGCTGGTGGAGACTCAG GGGGAGATGATCAACAACATAGAGAAGAACGTGAGCACTGCAGCCGAGTACATCGGCGTGGCCAAAGTGGAAACCAAGAAGGCAGTGCGGTACCAGAAAGCGGCGCGCAGG AAGTATGTCATAATTGCCATAGTCGTGGTGATCCTGCTTGCTGTAATCGCACTTATCGTTGGTTTGTCTCTGGGTCTAAAACTGCCCTCAACCGCACAGCCTTAG